From one Anopheles bellator chromosome 1, idAnoBellAS_SP24_06.2, whole genome shotgun sequence genomic stretch:
- the LOC131213043 gene encoding RNA polymerase-associated protein CTR9 homolog isoform X2 gives MPKVDGKLLCWLCTLSYKRALTKARQVENERRRAKKRAAEGSFPPPLGSGVNSQSTGSGGDRRDRMHDREKGLGGGPTGGSGMGAPMGMSSLPPLGELNMSLAPMGGPTGLPTGPGGGASVGGGVDRIDGGPSGTGGGGGGGRADNGRHASNKKARTDTGKMIPEMMPEKLIKSANSGGYVDPHSSDHVIAMTQLKETIATLQRKLKQKDGVILEKEKEVSAWKGKHFHLEQELMKKYKDMEKNFEFKLDVLNKKIKSQLLEIAVLSKAAKERDESKKKKPVGGFLATTKLSKLRAAEAKDVEREKVSSIGRTGRNRVLDDEDEDEDDSKDGKENDSEKGSDKGGSGRNTPRDSGKDSPRDVDSGKESPRDSDKDDEEDKKRQRSEEQNTEPTMLMGSNSGSSGNAMQQQPKANSNGSSTKDEDDDSDRDEDTPEKDRRSSERGSDDGGSDQGSEPGSDRGSDRGSDRSDNESDKESDRDDNSDKGGSDKESDRDGSNSGSDSDRDSD, from the exons ATGCCAAAG GTTGATGGCAAACTGCTGTGCTGGTTATGTACGTTGTCCTATAAACGGGCTCTCACCAAAGCCCGTCAGGTAGAGAATGAGCGTCGCCGTGCAAAGAAGCGCGCGGCTGAAGGATCCTTTCCTCCACCACTTGGTAGTGGTGTGAACAGTCaatccaccggaagcggcggtgATCGCCGTGATCGAATGCATGATCGTGAAAAAGGATTAGGGGGTGGTCCCACTGGTGGCAGCGGAATGGGTGCCCCGATGGGTATGTCCAGTTTGCCTCCACTGGGCGAGTTAAATATGAGTCTTGCACCAATGGGAGGCCCGACCGGGCTACCTACTGGCCCTGGAGGTGGGGCTagtgtcggcggtggcgtcgaTCGTATAGACGGTGGACCCAGTGGGACAGGAGGAGGCGGCGGAGGTGGCAGGGCAGATAATGGACGGCACGCATCTAACAAAAAGGCACGTACCGACACGGGTAAAATGATACCGGAAATGATGCCGGAGAAACTGATAAAAAGCGCCAACAGCGGTGGTTACGTCGATCCGCACAGCTCCGATCACGTGATTGCGATGACTCAACTGAAAGAAACGATCGCCACACTACAGCGTAAGCTTAAGCAAAAGGACGGCGTCATACtggagaaggagaaagaagtAAGCGCCTGGAAGGGAAAACACTTTCACCTTGAGCAGGaattaatgaaaaagtacaagGATATGGAGAAAAACTTCGAGTTCAAGCTGGATGTGCTCAATAAGAAAATTAAGTCCCAACTGCTAGAAATAGCGGTTCTTTCGAAAGCGGCCAAGGAACGCGACGAAAgtaagaagaagaaacccgTTGGTGGCTTTTTGGCCACTACCAAACTCAGCAAACTTCGGGCGGCAGAAGCGAAAGACGTGGAGCGAGAAAAAGTGTCCTCTATTGGGCGAACCGGCCGCAATCGTGTGCtggacgatgaagatgaggATGAAGACGACAGCAAAGATGGCAAGGAAAACGATAGCGAAAAGGGATCGGACAAAGGTGGCTCGGGGCGTAATACACCGCGCGATAGTGGAAAAGATAGTCCCCGAGACGTTGATTCGGGCAAGGAAAGTCCACGCGACTCGGATAAGGATGATGAAGAAGACAAAAAGCGGCAACGATCGGAGGAACAGAACACAGAACCAACGATGCTGATGGGTAGcaacagtggcagcagtggTAACGCAATGCAGCAACAACCAAAGGCTAACAGTAACGGATCTTCGACTAAGGATGAAGATGACGACTCGGACCGGGACGAAGACACACCGGAAAAGGACCGTCGTAGCTCAGAGCGTGGttcggatgatggtggttctGATCAAGGTTCCGAGCCGGGTTCCGATCGTGGCTCGGACCGTGGCTCGGACCGTAGCGACAACGAATCGGACAAGGAAAGCGATCGAGACGATAACTCTGACAAGGGTGGGAGCGACAAGGAGAGTGATCGAGATGGATCGAACAGTGGTTCGGACAGTGACCGAGATTCCGATTAG
- the LOC131213043 gene encoding uncharacterized protein LOC131213043 isoform X1, with amino-acid sequence MSSSVMLFACSKCFSRHPFEELSPGQQLCKDCRGSFPVVKCTYCRSEFQQTSKGSTSAICRKCEANVKQYGKPSACELCNIIAAFIGSKCQRCTNSELKYGPAVTCDQCKQRCAFNRPDYKVDGKLLCWLCTLSYKRALTKARQVENERRRAKKRAAEGSFPPPLGSGVNSQSTGSGGDRRDRMHDREKGLGGGPTGGSGMGAPMGMSSLPPLGELNMSLAPMGGPTGLPTGPGGGASVGGGVDRIDGGPSGTGGGGGGGRADNGRHASNKKARTDTGKMIPEMMPEKLIKSANSGGYVDPHSSDHVIAMTQLKETIATLQRKLKQKDGVILEKEKEVSAWKGKHFHLEQELMKKYKDMEKNFEFKLDVLNKKIKSQLLEIAVLSKAAKERDESKKKKPVGGFLATTKLSKLRAAEAKDVEREKVSSIGRTGRNRVLDDEDEDEDDSKDGKENDSEKGSDKGGSGRNTPRDSGKDSPRDVDSGKESPRDSDKDDEEDKKRQRSEEQNTEPTMLMGSNSGSSGNAMQQQPKANSNGSSTKDEDDDSDRDEDTPEKDRRSSERGSDDGGSDQGSEPGSDRGSDRGSDRSDNESDKESDRDDNSDKGGSDKESDRDGSNSGSDSDRDSD; translated from the exons ATGAGCAGCTCCGTAATGTTGTTCGCCTGCTCCAAATGCTTCTCACGGCATCCGTTCGAAGAACTGTCCCCGGGACAGCAGCTTTGCAAG GATTGTCGCGGTTCGTTTCCCGTCGTCAAGTGTACATACTGCCGCTCGGAGTTCCAGCAAACGTCCAAAGGCAGCACTTCAGCGATCTGCCGAAAGTGTGAAGCGAACGTGAAGCAGTATGGCAAACCGTCCGCCTGCGAGCTGTGCAACATCATCGCAGCCTTCATCGGGTCCAAATGCCAAAG GTGTACAAACTCCGAGTTAAAATATGGACCAGCAGTAACGTGCGATCAGTGTAAACAGCGGTGTGCCTTTAATAGGCCTGATTATAAG GTTGATGGCAAACTGCTGTGCTGGTTATGTACGTTGTCCTATAAACGGGCTCTCACCAAAGCCCGTCAGGTAGAGAATGAGCGTCGCCGTGCAAAGAAGCGCGCGGCTGAAGGATCCTTTCCTCCACCACTTGGTAGTGGTGTGAACAGTCaatccaccggaagcggcggtgATCGCCGTGATCGAATGCATGATCGTGAAAAAGGATTAGGGGGTGGTCCCACTGGTGGCAGCGGAATGGGTGCCCCGATGGGTATGTCCAGTTTGCCTCCACTGGGCGAGTTAAATATGAGTCTTGCACCAATGGGAGGCCCGACCGGGCTACCTACTGGCCCTGGAGGTGGGGCTagtgtcggcggtggcgtcgaTCGTATAGACGGTGGACCCAGTGGGACAGGAGGAGGCGGCGGAGGTGGCAGGGCAGATAATGGACGGCACGCATCTAACAAAAAGGCACGTACCGACACGGGTAAAATGATACCGGAAATGATGCCGGAGAAACTGATAAAAAGCGCCAACAGCGGTGGTTACGTCGATCCGCACAGCTCCGATCACGTGATTGCGATGACTCAACTGAAAGAAACGATCGCCACACTACAGCGTAAGCTTAAGCAAAAGGACGGCGTCATACtggagaaggagaaagaagtAAGCGCCTGGAAGGGAAAACACTTTCACCTTGAGCAGGaattaatgaaaaagtacaagGATATGGAGAAAAACTTCGAGTTCAAGCTGGATGTGCTCAATAAGAAAATTAAGTCCCAACTGCTAGAAATAGCGGTTCTTTCGAAAGCGGCCAAGGAACGCGACGAAAgtaagaagaagaaacccgTTGGTGGCTTTTTGGCCACTACCAAACTCAGCAAACTTCGGGCGGCAGAAGCGAAAGACGTGGAGCGAGAAAAAGTGTCCTCTATTGGGCGAACCGGCCGCAATCGTGTGCtggacgatgaagatgaggATGAAGACGACAGCAAAGATGGCAAGGAAAACGATAGCGAAAAGGGATCGGACAAAGGTGGCTCGGGGCGTAATACACCGCGCGATAGTGGAAAAGATAGTCCCCGAGACGTTGATTCGGGCAAGGAAAGTCCACGCGACTCGGATAAGGATGATGAAGAAGACAAAAAGCGGCAACGATCGGAGGAACAGAACACAGAACCAACGATGCTGATGGGTAGcaacagtggcagcagtggTAACGCAATGCAGCAACAACCAAAGGCTAACAGTAACGGATCTTCGACTAAGGATGAAGATGACGACTCGGACCGGGACGAAGACACACCGGAAAAGGACCGTCGTAGCTCAGAGCGTGGttcggatgatggtggttctGATCAAGGTTCCGAGCCGGGTTCCGATCGTGGCTCGGACCGTGGCTCGGACCGTAGCGACAACGAATCGGACAAGGAAAGCGATCGAGACGATAACTCTGACAAGGGTGGGAGCGACAAGGAGAGTGATCGAGATGGATCGAACAGTGGTTCGGACAGTGACCGAGATTCCGATTAG
- the LOC131213517 gene encoding pyridoxal kinase, translating to MATNSRVLSIQSHVVHGYVGNKSAVFPLQVLGFEVDQVNSVQFSNHTGYKNGFKGQVLNEKELADVFSGLVDNDLHKLYTHLLTGYVGNPTFLREIANILKSLRAVNAKLVYVCDPVMGDEGVMYVPKELLPIYRDEIVPLADIITPNQYEVELLTGKQIKTEDDVWEAVKWFHDKGVRTVAISSSELGSKDTLMAFVSHCAAAGIERYRLAIPKQGNNIIRFTGTGDLFASLFLAHATLTKFDMGTTLERAIATLQAVITKTLSYIPDQVMEGKVPVTSQQRELKIIQSKSDIEQPKIKLRSEKV from the exons ATGGCCACCAATTCCAGGGTTCTCTCTATTCAAAGTCACGTTGTACACGGATACGTCGGGAATAAGAGTGCCGTATTTCCTTTGCAG GTGCTGGGGTTCGAGGTCGATCAAGTGAATTCTGTACAGTTTTCGAATCATACTGGCTACAAGAATGGATTTAAGGGGCAGGTGTTGAACGAAAAAGAATTGGCCGACGTGTTTTCCGGTTTGGTAGACAATGATTTGCATAAACTCTACACCCATCTGCTCACTGGATACGTGGGCAATCCGACATTCCTGCGCGAAATAGCAAACATACTTAAATCACTGCGAGCCGTCAACGCAAAACTTGTCTACG TATGCGATCCAGTCATGGGCGATGAGGGTGTAATGTACGTGCCGAAGGAGTTGCTTCCAATTTATCGAGACGAAATTGTCCCCTTGGCTGATATCATCACACCGAACCAGTACGAGGTGGAACTGCTGACCGGAAAGCAGATAAAAACGGAAGACGATGTCTGGGAAGCTGTAAAGTGGTTCCACGACAAAGGCGTCCGCACAGTGGCCATTTCTTCATCCGAGCTTGGCTCCAAGGATACGCTGATGGCTTTTGTGAGCCATTGCGCCGCTGCCGGAATTGAGCGGTACCGCTTGGCCATCCCGAAACAAGGAAATAACATTATTcgtttcaccggcaccggtgatcttttcgcttcacttttCTTGGCCCACGCCACACTGACCAAATTTGACATGGGCACCACTCTAGAAAGGGCTATCGCCACATTGCAAGCGGTCATTACGAAGACGTTAAGCTACATTCCGGATCAGGTAATGGAGGGGAAGGTTCCAGTAACGTCTCAGCAACGAGAACTTAAAATAATCCAAAGCAAGTCCGATATCGAACAACCAAAGATTAAGCTGCGAAGCGAAAAAGTTTAA